From Nitrobacter sp. NHB1, a single genomic window includes:
- a CDS encoding lysozyme inhibitor LprI family protein, with translation MASADPAGAVEASFDCKKAASAIEKFICSQAVLRWNDLALSRSYRAAGNAVVGAARDDLLASQRDWVRERDRRCIADRSFAELSAPSTALRSQAYDCLNSVYLNRRRGLQDIAAAPLPLRDIEAINLKPIAAARPEIVEGAEPRIAGIKASPDGAMLAILLPSQELDVPDQIWLYRVADRKLVAATPKPDQQQPHPDGSPLAINSLAWRGDTLYARVAVSSKDGQGEEGTTVVYAATVDANRRLNEVPGDIYALLDDASRPGVVGQDEVPESDWDILETIRGNRDFLAWAYDLGHGTIELRTRKRASGSPDYLVAWGSWGLWQYLFDTRRSQLVYSADTGITSFDMTTRGERRIAGTSRGDKPYAISADRCLFVWSTRNQCSDEFLTAQDESKPGRFCLAHLPKPEAGK, from the coding sequence TTGGCGAGCGCCGATCCCGCGGGCGCCGTGGAAGCGAGTTTCGATTGCAAGAAGGCCGCAAGCGCGATCGAAAAATTCATCTGCTCTCAGGCGGTATTGCGCTGGAACGACCTTGCCCTGTCGCGCAGCTATCGTGCCGCGGGCAATGCCGTGGTCGGCGCCGCGCGCGACGATCTGCTGGCCAGCCAGCGCGACTGGGTGCGCGAACGTGACCGCCGCTGCATCGCCGACCGTTCGTTCGCGGAACTGTCCGCGCCGTCCACCGCATTGCGGAGCCAGGCCTATGACTGCCTGAACAGTGTCTATCTCAATCGCCGCCGCGGGCTGCAGGATATTGCCGCCGCGCCCTTGCCGCTGCGCGACATCGAGGCGATCAACCTCAAGCCGATCGCGGCGGCCCGCCCCGAGATCGTCGAGGGAGCCGAACCGCGCATCGCGGGGATAAAAGCGTCGCCCGACGGTGCGATGCTGGCGATCCTGCTGCCCAGCCAAGAACTCGACGTCCCCGACCAAATCTGGCTTTATCGGGTTGCCGATCGCAAGCTGGTCGCGGCGACGCCGAAACCGGACCAGCAACAACCCCATCCCGACGGCTCGCCGCTGGCGATCAACTCGCTGGCCTGGCGGGGCGACACGCTTTACGCGCGCGTTGCGGTGTCGAGCAAGGACGGCCAAGGCGAGGAAGGCACGACCGTTGTCTATGCGGCCACGGTTGACGCCAATCGCCGGCTGAACGAGGTGCCGGGCGATATCTACGCACTGCTCGACGATGCGAGCCGACCGGGCGTGGTCGGGCAGGACGAGGTGCCGGAAAGCGACTGGGACATCCTCGAAACCATCCGGGGCAATCGCGACTTCCTCGCATGGGCCTACGATCTCGGCCACGGCACGATCGAATTGAGAACGCGCAAGCGGGCGTCCGGGTCGCCGGACTATCTGGTGGCGTGGGGCTCATGGGGCCTGTGGCAATATCTCTTCGATACCCGCCGCTCACAACTCGTCTATTCGGCCGATACGGGAATCACCAGCTTCGACATGACAACGCGCGGCGAGCGGCGCATCGCGGGCACTTCGCGCGGCGACAAACCTTATGCGATCTCCGCCGACCGCTGCCTGTTCGTGTG